The Papaver somniferum cultivar HN1 chromosome 3, ASM357369v1, whole genome shotgun sequence genome includes a region encoding these proteins:
- the LOC113355748 gene encoding berberine bridge enzyme-like 26: MYKQYNQPTKVIKYVKQKKKIQMERHSLLLLSVLFFSFSLGITSIDPGKFLQCLKLQSKTGFIPVYTSTSSRFSSIWQSTVHNIRFITSATLKPEFIILPSNESHVQASVICSKQHGILMKIRSGGHDYEGLSSISDVPFLILDLSNLRAISVDAENKTAWVQSGALLGELYYRIAEKSKTLAFPAGVCPTVGAGGSFSGGGYGTLLRKYGLAADSVIDAQIVDVNGRILDRVSMGEDLFWAIRGGAPGSFGVVLSWKIRLVDVPPTVTVFRIEKMLRDNPGFTSLVHRWQEVARNLPQELLIRAAIAPVGTEERRTIKASFISLFLGDSKKLSTVMKQGFPELGLESKDCTEMSWIRSVLWYAGMPDNGTLNDLLNRTQSKRFAKGKSDYVKTPIPVVGLEGAWKLLMKEVRPVMTMHPFGGRMDEIAETEIPYPHRNGTLFQIQYLTIWTEQGSEESERHINWMRKYYEYMATYVSKAPREAYIGYRDIDLGVSKNGTANSLQGSAWGSKYFKSNYKRLVQVKRKVDPENFFRNEQSIPSN; the protein is encoded by the coding sequence ATGTAtaagcaatataatcaaccaaCAAAGGTGATAAAATATgtgaaacagaagaaaaaaattcaGATGGAGAGACATTCTTTACTTTTACTATCAGTACTATTTTTCAGTTTTTCATTAGGaattacatcaattgatcctgGAAAATTTCTTCAATGCCTTAAACTCCAGTCTAAGACAGGTTTCATACCAGTTTATACCTCGACGAGTTCAAGATTTTCATCAATATGGCAGTCAACTGTGCACAACATTAGATTCATAACATCTGCCACTCTAAAACCCGAGTTTATAATTCTTCCTTCAAATGAATCACATGTTCAAGCATCTGTCATTTGTTCTAAACAACATGGAATTCTGATGAAAATTCGGAGTGGCGGCCATGACTATGAAGGCTTATCTTCTATATCTGATGTTCCATTTCTGATTCTTGATCTGTCTAATCTCCGCGCAATTAGCGTTGATGCTGAAAATAAAACTGCTTGGGTTCAATCTGGTGCGCTTCTGGGCGAACTTTATTACAGAATTGCAGAGAAAAGCAAAACTCTTGCGTTTCCTGCAGGGGTTTGTCCTACTGTAGGTGCTGGGGGATCGTTTAGTGGAGGTGGGTATGGTACTTTGCTAAGGAAATATGGACTTGCAGCTGATAGTGTCATTGATGCTCAAATAGTCGACGTCAACGGGAGAATCCTCGACAGGGTATCCATGGGAGAAGACTTGTTCTGGGCCATAAGAGGAGGTGCTCCTGGGAGCTTTGGCGTCGTTCTTTCCTGGAAAATCAGATTGGTTGACGTTCCACCGACTGTAACTGTTTTTAGAATAGAGAAAATGTTGAGAGATAATCCGGGTTTCACTTCACTAGTACATAGGTGGCAAGAAGTTGCACGTAATCTTCCTCAAGAGCTCTTAATTAGAGCTGCCATAGCTCCAGTGGGCACCGAAGAACGTAGAACAATTAAAGCTTCATTCATCTCTTTGTTTCTTGGTGATTCTAAAAAGCTCTCAACTGTGATGAAACAGGGATTTCCTGAGCTGGGTTTAGAGAGTAAAGATTGTACCGAAATGAGTTGGATTCGCTCTGTACTCTGGTACGCTGGAATGCCAGACAACGGAACTTTAAATGATCTGTTGAACAGGACTCAATCAAAGAGGTTTGCTAAGGGAAAGTCTGATTATGTGAAGACACCCATTCCGGTAGTCGGATTGGAAGGGGCATGGAAACTACTAATGAAAGAAGTTCGACCTGTAATGACAATGCATCCTTTTGGTggaaggatggatgagattgctGAGACTGAGATCCCTTATCCACATAGAAATGGAACTTtgtttcaaatccaatacctgaCAATATGGACAGAGCAAGGGTCGGAAGAATCTGAAAGGCATATAAACTGGATGAGAAAGTATTACGAGTATATGGCTACTTATGTTTCGAAGGCGCCGAGGGAAGCATACATCGGTTATAGAGATATTGATTTGGGTGTGTCGAAAAATGGAACAGCAAATTCCTTGCAAGGTAGTGCATGGGGAAGTAAATATTTCAAGAGCAACTACAAAAGATTAGTTCAAGTTAAAAGGAAAGTTGATCCAGAGAACTTCTTCAGAAACGAACAAAGCATTCCAAGTAATTGA
- the LOC113355745 gene encoding probable LRR receptor-like serine/threonine-protein kinase At1g53440 isoform X2, whose translation MIGRGGFGPVYKGVLPNKTAIAVKNLSSNSKQGKREFLNEINTISRLRHPNLVTLYGHCAVDNKFLLVYEYMENSCLATALSGSRPNLKERLDWQTRFKICIGIARGLAFLHEGAAFRIVHRDIKLSNVLLDKDLNPKIADFGLARLDLEEGTHISTRVAGTIGYMAPEYAMRGRLTAKADIYSFGVVILELISGKCCSDKLRDDSLYLLDFAVALQKKGDLMSLINENLRTGIPVKEACMMLDLAMLCISHSPEMRPSMSEVVNILEGKTIMKAPTLLESDDLSRVDSDEMSMIEFSDNYIDNTTTEIATHQGNASTNLENEALVLSKYRDLISNAKDSTSEEQQDAVGVLSSSHISPKQENNIFTTVFCGDSIASAIANELNNEGGEDAIQVFSSHGASNEEDKTCTSSHSNLQSRVKDSITEDRDDSRLLIGTNVSTAKASISNAKASPSSTFECVNEARDEAELKYIEPHFEAGKYYIECSDEELKIGCNKWKNSLVGCFVSESGAFCFDKEVDEDVLGQAIEKASDVASKGNGYLVSFIGNGHFLLQFGSDEDKIRVLETSGLLHIEGKTLVFRKWDWKLKFDKVEMLESVPVWVKIYNLPLFLWNSSFLSKVGSALGIPICADQETLKQQRLQYARIYIQVAPSKPLLDSLLISVKGIDYLLNLEYDWKPLRCTYCFTFGHIESECTMEVKGKQVLE comes from the exons ATGATTGGTAGAGGTGGTTTTGGACCAGTGTATAAG GGTGTTCTCCCAAATAAGACTGCAATAGCGGTGAAGAATCTATCTTCGAATTCAAAgcaaggaaagagagaatttcTCAATGAAATTAACACAATTTCTAGATTGAGACACCCAAATTTGGTTACATTGTACGGGCATTGCGCAGTGGATAACAAGTTCCTATTAGTATATGAGTACATGGAGAATAGTTGCCTGGCAACTGCACTGTCCG GCTCGAGGCCAAATTTGAAGGAAAGACTAGATTGGCAAACTAGATTTAAAATTTGCATTGGGATAGCGAGGGGTCTTGCATTCTTACATGAAGGAGCAGCATTCAGAATTGTTCATAGAGATATCAAGCTTTCAAATGTTTTACTAGACAAAGATCTTAATCCCAAGATAGCTGATTTTGGATTAGCTAGGCTGGACCTTGAAGAGGGGACACACATCAGCACTCGCGTAGCAGGAACCAT AGGATATATGGCTCCAGAGTATGCAATGCGTGGCAGGTTAACTGCGAAAGCAGATATATACAGTTTCGGAGTGGTCATACTTGAACTCATTAGTGGAAAGTGTTGTTCAGACAAGCTGCGAGATGATAGTCTGTACCTTTTAGATTTC GCTGTAGCTTTACAAAAGAAGGGAGATCTTATGTCACTAATCAATGAAAACTTAAGGACAGGCATTCCAGTGAAAGAAGCTTGCATGATGCTAGACTTGGCAATGTTATGCATTTCTCATTCTCCTGAGATGAGGCCTAGTATGTCGGAAGTGGTGAATATTCTTGAGGGAAAGACCATAATGAAAGCTCCTACTCTATTAGAATCAGATGACTTGTCAAGAGTCGATTCCGATGAGATGAGCATGATTGAATTTTCAGATAACTACATAGACAACACTACTACAGAAATCGCAACACATCAAGGTAATGCTTCTACCAACCTAGAAAATGAGGCTTTGGTTCTTTCCAAATATCGCGATTTAATATCGAATGCGAAAGATTCTACAAGCGAGGAACAACAAGATGCGGTAGGAGTCCTTTCTTCTAGTCATATTTCACCAAAGCAGGAAAACAATATCTTTACTACCGTGTTTTGTGGTGATTCTATTGCTAGTGCTATTGCAAATGAACTAAACAATGAGGGAGGGGAAGATGCAATTCAAGTTTTTTCCTCTCATGGTGCATCTAATGAGGAAGACAAAACTTGTACTTCATCTCATAGTAATTTGCAATCTCGTGTAAAGGATTCCATTACTGAAGATAGGGACGATTCTAGGTTGCTGATCGGCACAAATGTTTCAACAGCGAAGGCTTCTATATCAAATGCCAAGGCATCACCATCTTCAACCTTTGAGTGTGTCAATGAAGCGAGGGACGAAGCTGAGCTCAAGTATATTGAACCGCATTTTGAGGCAGGGAAGTACTACATTGAATGTTCAGATGAAGAATTGAAAATTGGATGTAATAAATGGAAGAATTCCCTGGTTGGATGTTTTGTGAGTGAAAGTGGAGCATTTTGCTTTGACAAAGAGGTGGATGAAGATGTACTTGGTCAAGCGATAGAAAAAGCTTCAGATGTGGCTTCTAAAGGGAATGGTTATTTGGTGTCCTTCATTGGGAACGGACACTTTCTCTTGCAGTTTGGCtctgatgaagataagatccgaGTTCTAGAAACATCAGGCCTTCTGCATATCGAGGGTAAAACATTGGTTTTCCGAAAATGGGATTGGAAACTGAAATTTGACAAAGTTGAAATGCTGGAATCTGTTcctgtatgggtgaagatttataATCTACCTCTGTTCCTCTGGAATTCATCGTTTCTCAGTAAGGTCGGAAGTGCTTTAGGAATTCCCATATGTGCTGATCAGGAAACCTTGAAGCAACAACGACTGCAATACGCAAGGATTTACATACAAGTAGCTCCCAGTAAACCATTGCTAGATTCTTTGCTTATTTCAGTTAAAGGAATTGATTATCTACTCAACTTGGAGTACGACTGGAAACCGTTGCGGTGTACATATTGTTTCACATTTGGGCACATCGAATCGGAATGCACGATGGAAGTGAAGGGGAAACAAGTTTTGGAGTAG
- the LOC113355745 gene encoding receptor-like kinase LIP1 isoform X1, giving the protein MVIIGPKIVPEEEPKSESKVFFSVRWMKEFSQIFNSTDKIDEGGVVGTSENKKKKKIGWNMVRIKRTIKFSSDQEHIRYENGCFEYKQIKAATENFSPANMIGRGGFGPVYKGVLPNKTAIAVKNLSSNSKQGKREFLNEINTISRLRHPNLVTLYGHCAVDNKFLLVYEYMENSCLATALSGSRPNLKERLDWQTRFKICIGIARGLAFLHEGAAFRIVHRDIKLSNVLLDKDLNPKIADFGLARLDLEEGTHISTRVAGTIGYMAPEYAMRGRLTAKADIYSFGVVILELISGKCCSDKLRDDSLYLLDFAVALQKKGDLMSLINENLRTGIPVKEACMMLDLAMLCISHSPEMRPSMSEVVNILEGKTIMKAPTLLESDDLSRVDSDEMSMIEFSDNYIDNTTTEIATHQGNASTNLENEALVLSKYRDLISNAKDSTSEEQQDAVGVLSSSHISPKQENNIFTTVFCGDSIASAIANELNNEGGEDAIQVFSSHGASNEEDKTCTSSHSNLQSRVKDSITEDRDDSRLLIGTNVSTAKASISNAKASPSSTFECVNEARDEAELKYIEPHFEAGKYYIECSDEELKIGCNKWKNSLVGCFVSESGAFCFDKEVDEDVLGQAIEKASDVASKGNGYLVSFIGNGHFLLQFGSDEDKIRVLETSGLLHIEGKTLVFRKWDWKLKFDKVEMLESVPVWVKIYNLPLFLWNSSFLSKVGSALGIPICADQETLKQQRLQYARIYIQVAPSKPLLDSLLISVKGIDYLLNLEYDWKPLRCTYCFTFGHIESECTMEVKGKQVLE; this is encoded by the exons ATGGTTATAATAGGACCCAAAATAGTACCAGAAGAAG AGCCAAAAAGTGAAAGCAAGGTATTTTTTTCAGTTAGATGGATGAAAGAATTCAGTCAGATTTTCAATTCTACAGATAAAATTGATGAAGGTGGTGTTGTTGGAACttctgaaaacaaaaagaaaaagaagattggtTGGAATATGGTGAGAATTAAAAGAACTATCAAATTTTCATCTGACCAAG AACACATTCGATATGAAAATGGATGTTTCGAGTATAAACAGATTAAAGCAGCTACTGAAAATTTTAGTCCTGCCAACATGATTGGTAGAGGTGGTTTTGGACCAGTGTATAAG GGTGTTCTCCCAAATAAGACTGCAATAGCGGTGAAGAATCTATCTTCGAATTCAAAgcaaggaaagagagaatttcTCAATGAAATTAACACAATTTCTAGATTGAGACACCCAAATTTGGTTACATTGTACGGGCATTGCGCAGTGGATAACAAGTTCCTATTAGTATATGAGTACATGGAGAATAGTTGCCTGGCAACTGCACTGTCCG GCTCGAGGCCAAATTTGAAGGAAAGACTAGATTGGCAAACTAGATTTAAAATTTGCATTGGGATAGCGAGGGGTCTTGCATTCTTACATGAAGGAGCAGCATTCAGAATTGTTCATAGAGATATCAAGCTTTCAAATGTTTTACTAGACAAAGATCTTAATCCCAAGATAGCTGATTTTGGATTAGCTAGGCTGGACCTTGAAGAGGGGACACACATCAGCACTCGCGTAGCAGGAACCAT AGGATATATGGCTCCAGAGTATGCAATGCGTGGCAGGTTAACTGCGAAAGCAGATATATACAGTTTCGGAGTGGTCATACTTGAACTCATTAGTGGAAAGTGTTGTTCAGACAAGCTGCGAGATGATAGTCTGTACCTTTTAGATTTC GCTGTAGCTTTACAAAAGAAGGGAGATCTTATGTCACTAATCAATGAAAACTTAAGGACAGGCATTCCAGTGAAAGAAGCTTGCATGATGCTAGACTTGGCAATGTTATGCATTTCTCATTCTCCTGAGATGAGGCCTAGTATGTCGGAAGTGGTGAATATTCTTGAGGGAAAGACCATAATGAAAGCTCCTACTCTATTAGAATCAGATGACTTGTCAAGAGTCGATTCCGATGAGATGAGCATGATTGAATTTTCAGATAACTACATAGACAACACTACTACAGAAATCGCAACACATCAAGGTAATGCTTCTACCAACCTAGAAAATGAGGCTTTGGTTCTTTCCAAATATCGCGATTTAATATCGAATGCGAAAGATTCTACAAGCGAGGAACAACAAGATGCGGTAGGAGTCCTTTCTTCTAGTCATATTTCACCAAAGCAGGAAAACAATATCTTTACTACCGTGTTTTGTGGTGATTCTATTGCTAGTGCTATTGCAAATGAACTAAACAATGAGGGAGGGGAAGATGCAATTCAAGTTTTTTCCTCTCATGGTGCATCTAATGAGGAAGACAAAACTTGTACTTCATCTCATAGTAATTTGCAATCTCGTGTAAAGGATTCCATTACTGAAGATAGGGACGATTCTAGGTTGCTGATCGGCACAAATGTTTCAACAGCGAAGGCTTCTATATCAAATGCCAAGGCATCACCATCTTCAACCTTTGAGTGTGTCAATGAAGCGAGGGACGAAGCTGAGCTCAAGTATATTGAACCGCATTTTGAGGCAGGGAAGTACTACATTGAATGTTCAGATGAAGAATTGAAAATTGGATGTAATAAATGGAAGAATTCCCTGGTTGGATGTTTTGTGAGTGAAAGTGGAGCATTTTGCTTTGACAAAGAGGTGGATGAAGATGTACTTGGTCAAGCGATAGAAAAAGCTTCAGATGTGGCTTCTAAAGGGAATGGTTATTTGGTGTCCTTCATTGGGAACGGACACTTTCTCTTGCAGTTTGGCtctgatgaagataagatccgaGTTCTAGAAACATCAGGCCTTCTGCATATCGAGGGTAAAACATTGGTTTTCCGAAAATGGGATTGGAAACTGAAATTTGACAAAGTTGAAATGCTGGAATCTGTTcctgtatgggtgaagatttataATCTACCTCTGTTCCTCTGGAATTCATCGTTTCTCAGTAAGGTCGGAAGTGCTTTAGGAATTCCCATATGTGCTGATCAGGAAACCTTGAAGCAACAACGACTGCAATACGCAAGGATTTACATACAAGTAGCTCCCAGTAAACCATTGCTAGATTCTTTGCTTATTTCAGTTAAAGGAATTGATTATCTACTCAACTTGGAGTACGACTGGAAACCGTTGCGGTGTACATATTGTTTCACATTTGGGCACATCGAATCGGAATGCACGATGGAAGTGAAGGGGAAACAAGTTTTGGAGTAG